From the Pseudomonas sp. Teo4 genome, the window AGGCGCGCGGCCAGTTCGGCGTCGTCGTTGATGATCAGCTGTGTGCCATAGCGCTCACAGAGCTGCTTCAGTGCTTCGGCTTCGCGCAGACGGCGGGCTGCATCATCGCTTTTGTCGCGGTATTGCAACAGGCACACGCCGCCTTCCAGGGCTGCCTCGACATGGGACAGGAAACGGCCGGCGAGCAGCTGGCTGTCGGTGATCGCATACAGACCACGTAGCTTCATCGGAAGGCCTCGTATCAGGAGCAGAAGTCCAGGGGCAGACGGCGCGGGACGAACTGGCCCTTGCCCAGTTGCTCGGCATCGCGCAGGGTCCGCCAGGTGTAGTCCAGGGCGCTGCGCACGGCACTGTCGAGCTGTTCGCCAAGCGCCAGGCGGCCGGCCAGGGCGCTGGCCAGTGTGCAGCCCGAGCCGTGGTAGCTGCCGGGCAGGCGTTGGCAGGTCCAGGTGTGATGCTGGCCGTCGCGGCTGTACAGGCGGTTGTGAATCTCGTCTTCGTCACCGTGGCCACCGGTGATCAGCAGGTGTTTGCAGAACGGCAACAATTTTTCGGCACACTCGTCCGCCGTGCCTTCGGGCAGTTCGGCCAGGATGCGTGCCTCGGGCAGGTTTGGCGTGGCGATGGTCGCCAGCGGCAACAGGCGTTCGCGCAGGGCATAGCCTACTTCGTCCTTGCCCAGACGGCCGCCGCCGCCAGCGCGCAGCACCGGGTCGCAGACCAGGGGCAAATGCGGGTGGGCGCTGAGCAGCTCGGCAACGGTGTCGACCATTTCGATCGAGCCGAGCATGCCGAGCTTGACGGCAGCGACGGTGGAGTCGGCCAGCACGGCGTTGGCCTGTGCCAGTACCCACTCGCGGTCGAGCACGCGGAAGTCGGTAACGTTGACGGTATCCTGGACGGTCAGGGCTGTTACCGCGGGCGCGGCGTGACAGCCTTGGGCGATCAGGGCTTCGATATCTGCCTGCAGGCCGGCGCCGCCACTTGGGTCGTGGCCGGAGAGACAGAGGACAACGGGGCGGGAGCTGTAGGTATTCATGGTCGGCGAGCTTACCACCAAACCCATTTGTGCGGATCGTCCTACAAGCGCTATTTGTTGATCGATCGGTCAGTTTATTGTTCTTGTTTTATCTCAAACCATTGATTTAGAGCCTTTTCTTTAAAAAATGAGGTGGCTCAATGCTATCTTTGAAGGCTATGCTAGAGTGCTCGGACAATTCGACTAACGGGTACTGCCGGGGTACGTCGTCTCAAAGGGATGGGGGCAACTGCGACGCTACCGGACAGGCCATGCTGGGGCTGTATGCGCTATTTGCTGATTGTGCTTCTGGGCTGCCTGCCCGTGCTGGCCGGTGCGGTCGATTTCAACGACGCCACCCGGCATTTACCGCTTGGCAGGATCATGCAGGTCTACGAGGACCGCGATGGCAGCGCCAGTATCGTCCAGGTCAGTGCACCTGCGTTCGCCAGCCGTTTCCGCCAACACAGCAATGACGTGCTCAATGCCGGTTACTCGACGTCGGTGTTCTGGCTCAAGGTCGACCTGCGTTATGCCGCTGCCCCAGGTGCGGCGCCACGTCAGTGGCTTCTGGAACTGGCCTACCCGCCACTGGACTACCTCGAGCTCTACCTGCCTGACGCCAATGGCGTCTATCGACTGACCCAGCGAACCGGCGATGCCCTGCCTTATGAGAGCCGGCAAATACGCCAGAACAACTACCTGTTCGAGCTGCCTCTGCGTCCTGGCCAGGCGACCACGGCTTACCTGCGCCTGCACAGCCAAGGTTCGGTGCAGGCGCCCTTGGCGCTGTGGTCGGCCGAAGCCTATATGGAGGAGCAGCCCACGCGGTTGTACGTGCTGGGGATGATCTACGGCGTGTTACTGGTGATGCTGGTGTACAACCTGTTCATCTACTTGAGCGTGCGTGACGTCAGTTACCTCTATTACATCTTCTACATCGCCTCGTTTGGCCTGTATCAGGTATCGGTCAATGGCGCGGGCGTGGCCTATTTCTGGCCCGACAGCCCGTGGTGGGCGAACGCCGCGACACCTTTGTTCATTGGTGCGGCCGGCTTGTTCGGGTGTCAGTTCGCCCGTCATTTCCTGCAGCTGGGCAAGATCGCCCGCGGTTTCGATCGGCTGCTGCAACTGCTGATGCTGGGTGGGGCACTGGTGATGGTGCTGGCGGTCAGCATGCCCTATGGCGTCGCCTTGCGCATGGCCACCGTGCTGGCCTTGCTGTTCACTGTGAGTATTTTCACCGCCGGGCTGTATGCCTGGTGGCACGGTCTGCGCGTGGCGCGCTGGTTCATCATCGCCTGGTCGGCGTTCCTGCTCGGAGGTTTGGTCAACACCCTGATGGTGCTGGGCTATCTGCCGAACGTGTTCATCACCATGTACGCCAGCCAACTCGGCTCGGCGCTTGAGGTGGCGCTGTTGTCCCTGGCCCTGGCCGACCGGATCAACAGCCTGCGCGAGCAGCAGGCCAGCGCGCTGCGCGACACTGGCCGGGCATTGGAGCAGCTGAACCAGCAACTGGCCCGCAGTAATCGCCTGAAGGATGAGTTCCTGGCTACCGTGACCCACGAACTGCGCACGCCGATGAATGGTGTGATCGGTTCGCTGGAGCTGATGCAGACACTGCCCATGGACGCGGAGATGACCCAATACCACCGTACGGCGGTCGGCTCGTCCCAGGACATGATGGACATGGTTGATGACATCCTCACCCTGACCGAGCTTCAAGCCGGCCGCCTGCGTGCGCAAGCTACGCCGTTCAGCTTGCGCGGACTGGTCCAGGACCTGCGGGCAGGATACGCCGGGCAAGCATTGGGCAGGGGGTTGTATCTGAGCCTCGACATTCCGGCCGAGCTACCTGACGCGTTGCTGGGGGACGCGCAGAAGCTGACCCGATGCCTGGGGTGCCTGGTGGACAACGGCCTGAAGTTCACCCATCAAGGTGGAGTCATGATTCAGGTCCGAGGTCGGCGGCTTGGCCCGGACAGTCTGGCGCTGACGTTCACGGTCAGCGACAGCGGCATCGGTTTCGATGACTTGGACCAGGCAATTCTGTACCAGCGCTTCTTCCAGGTGGATGGCTCGATGACCCGACGCTATGGCGGCCTGGGTATCGGCTTGTCGATTTGCCGACAGTTGGGCGAATTGCTTGGCGCTACGTTGTCCCATGAATCGACGCGGGGGCTGGGTAGCCGTTTCGAGTTGGCGCTTGATCTGGCCATCGAGCAGGTTCAGGTGCCTCCGGGCCGGACGGCTTCTGGGGCCGCGCGGTACTAGGCCATTCGGTTGCCGCCTGTTTAGTCATTTTTGTCACTTTGACTGGTTGTCGGGGAGTGCTTCACTGGGGGTTCAGGCTGGCCCGGATCCAGGAGCTCCCCGATGAACCTGCACCAGTACGCTGAAACCCACGAAGTGACCAACCAGCCGCCATCGCTGGATGGCGCCAACCTGTACCGCCTCGACCAGCCGCTACAGGAATGGTCGCGGCGTTGCGGCGCGGGCTGGGCCGAGTCGCGGATCGACGCCTATGGTGCCCTGGCTGGCGGTCCGTTGATGGCCGCAGGTTTTCTGGCCAATGCGCACAAGCCCGAGTTCAGCAGCCACGACCGCTACGGCCATCGTATCGACCTGGTGGAGTTCCACCCTGCCTATCACGACCTGATGCGTACCGCTGTCGAGCACGGGCTGCCTTCGTTGCCCTGGGCCGAGCCTCGTCCAGGTGCCCATGTGGCACGGGCCAGCATGACCTACCTGCATAGCCAGGCCGAAGCCGGCACCGGTTGCCCGCTGACCATGACCTTCGCTGCGGTTCCGGCATTGCGCTTGCAGCCGGAGTTGGCCGAGTACTGGTTGCCGAAGATCCTGTCCCGCGAGTACGACCCACGCAATGTCGGTGACCGTCACAAGGCTGGGGTCACCATCGGCATGGCCATGACTGAAAAACAGGGCGGCACTGACGTGCGGGCCAACACCACCCGAGCCTATCCGGTCGGCGCTTCAGGGCCAGGCCAGGCTTATGAGCTGATCGGGCACAAGTGGTTCTGTTCGGCGCCCATGTGCGATGCCTTCCTGACCCTGGCCCAGACGGACAAGGGCCTCAGCTGTTTCCTGCTGCCACGTCACCGGCCGGATGACAGCCGCAACGAGTTCTACATCCAGCGTCTGAAGAACAAACTCGGCAACAGTTCCAATGCGTCCAGCGAAGTGGAGTTTCGCGGTGCGCTGGCGTGGATGATCGGTGAGGAGGGGCGAGGGGTGCCTACGATCATCGAGATGGTGGCGATGACGCGTTTTGACTGCATGGTTGGCTCCAGCGCCTTGATGCGGCAGGCATTGACCCAGGCGGCTCACCATTGCGCACACCGCAAGGTGGGTGGGCGGGTGTTGAGCGAGCAGCCGTTGATGCAGAACGTGTTGGCTGACCTGGCCTTGGAAAGCGAGGCGGCGCTAGCCTTGAGCTTGCGTATGGGGCAGGCGCTGGATCAGTTGGACGACCCTCAGCAAGCGCATTTCGCCCGGTTGGTGACGGCCGTGGGCAAGTACTGGATCTGCAAACGGGCGCCGGCAATGATCAATGAAGCGGCCGAGTGCCTGGGTGGCACGGGTTATGTCGAGGAGAGCATTCTGCCTCGGCTGTACCGTGAGGCGCCGGTCAACTCGACCTGGGAAGGTTCGGGGAATGTGCAGTGTCTGGATGTGCTGCGGGCGCTGTCCAAGGAGCCTGGGGTGCTGGATGCGTTGTTTGCCGAGCTTGGCGATGGCCATGGTGACCCGCGGCTTGCTGCGCATATTGGCAATCTCAAAGGGGCCTTTGCCGACACCGGCGACATTCAGTATCGCGCCCGGCAATTGACCGAAGATATTGCGATTGCGTTGCAGGCCAAGTTGTTATTGGAGGCAGGTAATTCAGTTGTTAGTGATGCGTTCATTGGCAGTCGGTTGTCGGGTAGTGGTCGGGTGTATGGGGCCTTGCCTAGAGGTGTTGATGTCGAGGCATTGGTGGCGCGAGCAACGCCGGTTTGGCCAAGTTGAAATGAGCACTAACGGCACGGGTTCCAGTTCTTGCTCTTGCTCTTGCTCTTGCTCTTGCTCTGCTTTTGCTTCTAGTGCGCGCTAGTTCAGACGCCACAAATTGCGACGTCAGTAGGCCGAGTGGAGGTCTTGCGTAGGGAGGTGACGGGCATGGATGCCCGTCAAGCGCTGCGGCCCAGGATGGGCCGTACAGCGCGGTCCTCCCGGGAGCAAGACCGGAGCGAGGGGACCCCGGAGCGTAGCGTAGGGGCCGGATGTAGGAGCCGACGGCTTTGGTTACTTTGGCCGAGACCAATCTATGGTCACCCCGTTTTTTGCAATACTGTTCATTGGATGAAATGGATGGCTTGCTTCAATCTATCCGGCGTCTATTGGGCTGGTATCCCGCGCCACGATGAGTGTTCGCGCCTGGCGGTCCTAACAAAGTAAGCGGCTTCCAAGAGCCAATTGGTCGTTCAGGATCATCGCTAGGCCGACCGGCCGTTTATTTCATCTGTTGTTCAGCTATCGCAAAACCTGATGGTGAAACACGGTGCAGCACAACGGGGTCAGACGTTCATAGCGTCTGGCTCCGTTCTATATTGCGTGTGTCGAGTAGCAATGGCCCAAGCGATGCGGGCCAGTTTGTTGGCCAACGCGCAGGCCACCACGTTGGAGTGGCGTCGCGCTGACAGGGAACGTACCCAGTCGGCCATTGGGCCTTTCTGATACTTCAGGCGAAGCATGTAGACCCGGGCGCAGAGCACCAGCAAATGCCGAAGGTTCTTGTCGCCACGTTTGCTGATCCCCAGCAGAGCCGGTCTACCGCCAGTGCTGTATTGCCTGGGAACCAAGCCTACGGCGGCTGCAAAATCACGGCTGCTGCCGTACTGCTGAGCGTCTCCCATTTCTACAGCCAGCAGGCTGGCGGTGATCGGCCCGACACACGGGATACTCAGCAAACGGCTACCTAGATCATCGTCAGCAAGCTGGCTCTCAAGCTCTTTGTCCAACAACTTGATCTGCTCACTCAGGTAGGCGAAGTGATCATGCAGGCGCTGTAGCAATGCGACGAGGCGTACAGGCAAGTCGTGCTCTTCAAGCACTGAAGCGAGCCGTTTTATCACCGCCAGCCCTGTCGGTAGGCTGATGCCGAACTCGAGCAGAAATCCATGCATCTGATTCACCGTCTTGGTCCGATCGCGGATCAATGACTCACGCATCCTGTGAGAAACAGAAAGTGTTTGCTGGTCAGGCGATTTGGGCGTCACAAAGCGCATGGAAGGCCGGGAAGCGGCTTCGCAGATGGCCTGCGCATCGACGAAGTCATTTTTGTTGGTCTTGACGAAAGGTTTAACGAACTGAGGTGAGATCAGTTTGGCCTCATGCCCCATCGCCTTGAGTTGACGGGCCAGATAGTGCGAGCCGGCACAGGCCTCCATCACTACCGTGCAAGGGGGATGATTGGCGAGAAGCCGCATCATCTGCTGCCTTGAGCATTTTTTGCGCGACACCTCTTTGCCGAACTTGTCTTGGGCATGCAGATGGAAGGTATGTTTGCCGATGTCGATGCCGATCAAGGTCACGGTACTCATGATGACGGTCTCCGAAGTAAAAACACCCTGCGAAAGCGTACGCCTCGCAGGGTGCCGGGGTGACCATCTCATTAAGTAACCCGCCGGAAGGGCGGAAAGGTGAATAAGCGCCTCCATGGCAAATGGATATTCACGCTGTATAAATGCAGCCACAAAGTTAGGTTTTTGATTTTTGGTTTTTGGTTTTTGGTTTTTGGTTTTTGGTTTTTGGTTTAAGTTGGTTTAAGTTGGTTTAAGTTGGTTTAAAAATTTGAGAGCATATCCATTTGCCAAGGCGACGCTTAATCACCTTTCCGCTCTTACAGCGGGTCACTTTTTGGCAAGCGCCCCAAAAAGTAACCAAAAAAGTCTGGCTCCTACATCCGGCCCCTACGCTGCGCTCCGGGGTTCCCTCGCTCCGGTCTTGCTCCCGGAAGGACCGCGCTGTACGGCCCATCCTGGGCCGCAGCGCTTGACGGGCATCCATGCCCGTCACCTTCCTTCGCAAGACCTCCACTCGGCCTACTGACGTCGCAATCTGCTGCGTCTGAACTATCGCGCGCTAGAAGCAAGAGCAAGAGCAAGAGCGAGCAACAGCAAGAGCGAGCAAGAGCAAGAGCGACAGCTGAGGCGAAAACGGAGGCTGGTTTGGGATGGAGCTGGCAACGCTGATCAATGGGGATGTAATTGCCTGCGAAGGCAGGCAAGATGGCTGACATGCATGTCCAGACAGGAAGCCCAGTGTGAGCCAAGCTTTTGTAGTCGTTGATACCCCCGAACAGGCTGTCGAGCGTCTGGCGGCCCTGCATGACCAGGCCACCGGAGCCCTCAGCCAGGCCCTGAAGCTCTACCTGAAGGACCGTACCCAGCCCAATGAAGACGAACGGGCCCTGTTCCGCTATCCGGCCCTGCGCCTGACCTACCACAGCCACGGCGAGGTCGCCGCCACCACCCGCGCCTACGCAAAAGTCCAGGTGGCCGGCACCTACAGCGTCACCGTCACCCAGCCAGCCGCGTTTCGCAGCTACCTGCTGGAGCAACTGCGCCCACTGATGAACGACTACACCGTAACGGTGGAAGTCGGCGTCAGCGAACAGAACATCCCGTACCCCTACGTCGTCGACCAAGGCGACGAGCTGGCCGGCAGCGGCATCACCGCCGCAGAGCTGGCGCGGGTTTTCCCCAGCACCGACCTTTCAGCCGCCACCGACAACATCGCCGACGGCCTGTACGACTGGGGCAACGCCGAGACGCTGCCACTGGCATTGTTCGACGCCGCCCGCGTCGACTTCTCCCTGCGTCGCCTGGTGCACTACACCGGCAGCGACTGGCGCCACATGCAACCGTGGATCCTGCTCACCAACTACCACCGCTATGTCGACCAGTTCATCAGCCACGGCCTGGAACAACTGCGCGAAGACCCACGCTTCGTACGCATGGTGCTGCCAGGCAACGTCGTGATCGAGAAGGGCATGGACCACGGTGAAGCACAGGCGCTGGTGGCCAGCGTGGTCTGGCACCGCTACCAGATGCCGGCCTATCACCTCATCGCCGGCGATGGTGACGGCATCACCCTGGTCAACATCGGTGTCGGCCCGTCCAACGCCAAGAACATCACCGACCACCTGGCGGTGCTGCGTCCACACTGCTGGCTGATGATTGGCCACTGCGGTGGCTTGCGGCAGTCGCAGACCATTGGCGACTACGTGCTGGCGCACGCTTATATGCGCCGTGACGGGATCCTCGACCGGGTGGTGCCGCCCAACATTCCGATTCCGGCCCTGGCCGAGGTGCAACTGGCACTGCAGGAGGCTGCTGCGCAGGTGACCGGCGAGCGGGGCGAGGCACTGAAAAAGCGCCTGCGTACCGGCACCGTGCTGACCTACGACGACCGTAACTGGGAGCTTCGCTGGGCCCAGGAGCGGCCACTGATCAACCTGTCCCGCGCCGTGGCGGTGGATATGGAAAGCGGCACCATCGCCGCCCAGGGCTACCGCCTGCGAGTCCCGTACGGCACCTTGCTGTGCGTGTCGGACAAGCCGCTGCACAGTGAAATCAAACTGCCTGGCTCGGCCAACGCCTTCTACAATCGCGCCGTCAGCCAGCACCTGAAAATCGGCATCGCTGCCCTCGATCTGTTGCGTACCGAGCTCAATTCGTTGCACTCGCGTAAACTGCGCAGTTTCGATGAGCCGCCGTTCCGCTGAGGATCCATGCCCCTGCCACCCCGTTCCAAGCCGCGCCGCCCTTCGGCGCGGCCTACCGGCCCGCGTCGCCAGCCCAAGGCAACGCCGGCCGAGCCTCGCCTGATCCTGTTCAACAAGCCGTTCGACGTACTGACTCAGTTCAGCGACGGCGAAGGGCGCGCCACCCTCAAGGACTTCATCGACATTCCAGGCGTGTACCCCGCCGGTCGGCTGGATCGTGACAGCGAAGGCCTGTTGTTGCTGACCAATGACGGAGGCTTGCAAGCGCGCATTGCCGACCCCAAGCACAAGTTGGCCAAAACCTATTGGGTGCAGGTGGAGGGTGAGCCAAGCGACGAGCAGTTGCAGCGGCTGCGTGACGGTGTCGAACTCAATGACGGGCCAACCTTGCCCGCCGAGGCACGGCGCCTGGAGGAGCCTGACCTGTGGCCGCGCAATCCGCCGGTGCGTTTTCGCAAGAGCGTGCCGACCAGTTGGCTGGAGCTGGTGATTCGCGAAGGGCGCAATCGCCAGGTGCGGCGGATGACGGCGGCTGTTGGCTTACCGACCCTGCGCCTGGTGCGGGTGCGCATTGGAGACTGGACCCTGGACGGCCTGGGCCAGGGCTGCTGGCGCGAGGTTTCGCCGAAGCTGGTGCGCTAGCCCTGCCGGATGAGCGACTGCCCTGATCAAACCTCCCAAGCTTGCTAGGTCCTTGTGGGAGCTGGCGCCAGCCTGCGATGGACCGCAAAGCGGTTCTGCTGTGGCAGCCGTTGCTCTACTGCGAGCGCTTCGCGCTCGATCGCAGGCTAACGCCAGCTCCCACGGGTCGCTACACCCCCTCCAGAAACCCCACCACCACGCTCTTGATGATGAAGGCCAGCACGCCCAGCCCCAGCACAAAGAACAGAATCAACGTGCCAAACCGGCCCGCCTTGGACTTCTTGGCCAGGTCCCAGACGATGAAGCCCATGAAACCGATCAGCACGGTGACGAGGACGATCATCATCCACTCTTCGAATACAGCCGGATCCATCTGTTTTCTCCTGGGGCAATTAGCGCAGGTGGGTCAATGGCATTTCGGTGCTGGCCAGCACCTGATTGAGCACGAAGCTCGAACGCACGCTGGTGACGCCTTCGATGCGGGTCAGGCTGCCTAGTAGCAATTTCTGGTAGTGATCCATGTCCGGCACCACCACCTTCAACTGATAGTCAGCGTCCATACCGGTCACCAGGCTGCATTCAAGTACCTGGGGCAGGTTGCGGATGGCGGCTTCGAAGGTTTCAAAGCGTTCCGGAGTGTGGCGGTCCATGCCGATCAGTACATAGGCCGTCAGGCTCAGGCCGAGTTTCTTGCGGTCGAGCAGGGCAACCTGACGCGAGATGTAGCCATCGTCTTCCAGTTGCTTGACCCGACGCGAGCACGGCGAGGGCGAAAGCCCGATACGTTCTGCCAGCTCCTGGTTGGAGATGCGCGCATCGCGCTGCAATTCGGCGAGGATGCTCAGGTCGTAGCGGTCAAGCTTGCTCATGGAAAAGGCCTTTTCTGTTCGGATTGCGGTGAATTATCGATCCAGGGTGAAAAATTGCGCAAGTGCTATTTATCTGAGCAATCTTCGCAATCATCTGCTGCGCCGCCTCCCGTATCGTTAACCACAGAATCACTGCCCGGACATGAGTCCACGGCGACGCGCCCTAGGCGGGCGGTCGCGGCCAGCCATCCAACAGGATCCGCCAGGCCCCCGGGCTACGCACCGTCCAGAAGACGATGTGAGGTGAGCCGGTGCCACAAGCGCCGAGCACGGACGACAATTCCCAAAGGGAGGCCCAGCGGCCTCCCTTTTTTCATGCCTGCGTTTTTCATCTGCCCGTGCCATGGGCGCGGTAGACTGGCGGCCAATGCAGCGCATCTACCGAGAGGAACAACATGAAGTCGCGCATCTGGCAGTTGGCAGGTGTTGGTTTGTTGGGGCTGGGCATCAGCCTGGGAGCCTTGGCCCAAGGGCCGGGTGATGAGCATGGCGGGCATGGCGACAACGCTCAGCAAGACCCCAATGGCGGCGGCGCAGGCCGCTCGCCGCTCAACTCGCGCGACGAAGTGCGCCAGACGCAACCGCCGCGTCAGGGCTACTACCAGGATATTCCTCGACGCAATGGCGAAAACCGATCATGGGAGGCTGGTGGCCACGGGCAACGGCCCGGTGGTGACTGGCAAGGGCGTCCGGACGGCCATGGCAATGGCTGGGGACCTGGGCCGCAGTATCGACCTGGACACACGGTAGATCGCTTCCCCGACCGCTCCTGGAAAGTGCCCTATCGCGGACAGGACTATTTCTACTCCGGCGGCTACTGGTATCGACCGCATGGCGGCAGCTATATCGTGGTGACGCCACCCTATGGCGTGCGGGTCGACTACCTGCCGCCTTATGCCCGAGAGGTGTGGTTGGGCGGTGCGCTGTTCTTCCTGGTCGCCGATACCTATTACCAGTACCTGGCCGACAGCCGCGAGTATGTGGTGGTCAACCCGCCTGCGGCGACACCTGCACCTGTAGCGCCGGCAGCCAGTGGCTATGACGTGGTGGCCTACCCGATGTATGGCCAAGGGCAGGAGCAGCAGGATCAGGACCGCTACCAGTGCCATCGCTGGGCGGTGAGCCAGTCGGGCTTCGACCCAGCCACGGCCAGTTATGCTCCGCCAGTCAACGTGGCAGACACCTACCGACGTGCGCTCGGCGCCTGCTTCAGCGGACGGGGCTACAGCATCAACTGAGGCTTGGTGGGCCTCATCGCTGGCAAGCCAGCTCCCACAGGTACGGCAGTGATCTCAAGATCTGCGCCGTCCATGTGGGAGCCGGCTTGCCGGCGATAGGGCCCCTGTAGATTCCGCTGAAGACCCGATCAGACCGGGTCCGCATGCACGATCACATCCGCCTTCGGATAACGCTGGCGGATGGCCGCAGAAGCCGCCACGCACAACGCATGCGCCTCATGCAGTGGCAGGTCCCCCGGCAATTCCAGATGTAATTGCACGAACCATTGGTTGCCCGACATCCGCGTACGCAGATCGTGCACCCCTTTCACCCCAGGTATGGCCAGTACTTGCTCGACCATGCCTTCGGCAACATCCCCCGGCAGCTCCTGATCCATGAGAATCGCCGTGCTCTCCCGGGCAATCTGCAGCGCGCTCCAGAGGATGTAGGCGGCAATGCCCAGGCCGAACAGCGCGTCCAGTTGCGGCCAGCCGAAGCGAGCCAGCAGCAGGGCCAGCAGAATGCTGCCGTTGAGCAGCAGGTCGGAGCGGTAGTGCAGCGAGTCGGCGCGAACTGCCGTGGAGCCGGTCAGGCGGATCACCTTGTGCTGAAACGCCAGCAACGCCAGGGTCAGCGCCAGCGACAGCAGCATCACGGCTATGCCGATGGCGGTGTCGCCCAGAGGCTGTGGGTTCTGCAACCGCTCGACCGCCTGCACCGCAATCAGCACCGCGCTACCGCCAATGAACAACGCCTGGGCCATGCCGGCCAGGGCCTCGGCCTTGCCATGGCCGAAGCGGTGGTCGTCATCGGCCGGGCGCAAGGCATAGTGCACAGCCAGCAGGTTGAGGAACGAGGCGACTGCGTCCAGCGCCGAATCGGTCAAACCCGCCAGCAGGCTGACCGAGCCACTCAGCCACCAGGCAATCGCCTTGCTCAGCACCAGAATGCTGGCCACGGCCAACGAGGCGCGGGTGGCCAGGCGCAGCAGCCGTTGGTGTTCAACCGAAGTGGTCATGCCGGGGGCGATGTCCTTGTGTGGCTCAGGCGGCTGGAACCAGGCCGTAAGCGGCCAGTTGCTCGACGCTGCCACGGTGCTGGATCAGCCGTGGGTCGTTCAGCGGCAGGCGCTGGCCCAGTTCGCTTTCGATAATGGCTTGTAGCTTGAGGTTGTCGACCTTGCCGTCCGGGGTGATGGCTTCGCGCAGTTTTTCAGGCGCGACCTGGGCGGTGGTGCCGCCTGGGTAGTAGATGGCGCCAGTGGCGAAGTCGACGCCGAAGGCGATCAGGCCAGGGATGACGTAGAACAGGATGCCGATGGCATCGAGCGCGGCGACCACAGGGTCGATCTTGCCTT encodes:
- a CDS encoding Lrp/AsnC family transcriptional regulator, encoding MSKLDRYDLSILAELQRDARISNQELAERIGLSPSPCSRRVKQLEDDGYISRQVALLDRKKLGLSLTAYVLIGMDRHTPERFETFEAAIRNLPQVLECSLVTGMDADYQLKVVVPDMDHYQKLLLGSLTRIEGVTSVRSSFVLNQVLASTEMPLTHLR
- a CDS encoding DUF6515 family protein, with product MKSRIWQLAGVGLLGLGISLGALAQGPGDEHGGHGDNAQQDPNGGGAGRSPLNSRDEVRQTQPPRQGYYQDIPRRNGENRSWEAGGHGQRPGGDWQGRPDGHGNGWGPGPQYRPGHTVDRFPDRSWKVPYRGQDYFYSGGYWYRPHGGSYIVVTPPYGVRVDYLPPYAREVWLGGALFFLVADTYYQYLADSREYVVVNPPAATPAPVAPAASGYDVVAYPMYGQGQEQQDQDRYQCHRWAVSQSGFDPATASYAPPVNVADTYRRALGACFSGRGYSIN
- a CDS encoding cation diffusion facilitator family transporter; the protein is MTTSVEHQRLLRLATRASLAVASILVLSKAIAWWLSGSVSLLAGLTDSALDAVASFLNLLAVHYALRPADDDHRFGHGKAEALAGMAQALFIGGSAVLIAVQAVERLQNPQPLGDTAIGIAVMLLSLALTLALLAFQHKVIRLTGSTAVRADSLHYRSDLLLNGSILLALLLARFGWPQLDALFGLGIAAYILWSALQIARESTAILMDQELPGDVAEGMVEQVLAIPGVKGVHDLRTRMSGNQWFVQLHLELPGDLPLHEAHALCVAASAAIRQRYPKADVIVHADPV
- a CDS encoding polyribonucleotide nucleotidyltransferase, with protein sequence MRIPSRVIGSVLIATLLTQLTACGTLFYPDRRGQIEGKIDPVVAALDAIGILFYVIPGLIAFGVDFATGAIYYPGGTTAQVAPEKLREAITPDGKVDNLKLQAIIESELGQRLPLNDPRLIQHRGSVEQLAAYGLVPAA